One window from the genome of Nicotiana sylvestris chromosome 9, ASM39365v2, whole genome shotgun sequence encodes:
- the LOC138878615 gene encoding uncharacterized protein, with the protein MVVRGTITKIPIGAIRTIIRTIRVIGMATTTIGVVTTIRELEQWQSKKSRARLSKAPNVPTTKQFTSFSSQGPSSSNNEMRRIEMMFEQMMKKNLDSDTQLASHNTSIRNLEVQLGQISQSLNTRPKGALPSDTVVNPNGGNNHVMEVTTRSGRGDDMNTSKQKAILSDDVELQEDEIPLVVENVVDENMNEEVRIDIQDVKVETQNDSLSINMPLVKAIEQMLGYAKFMKDLVTKKRSMDCETIKMTHQVSAIVHSMAPKLEDPSAFIIPCTIGSADFSKALCDLGASINLMPYSVFKTLGIRQPRPTSMRLQMADRTMKRPLDIIDDVLVQVDKFILPVDFVILNCEIDYEVPIILGRPFLATGKALVDSNSSEVCSFVDLITMVIFDGTSAMINVEDPLEAVLLNLDVNDDEGRVDCVNALHGMGSYSYEPRKLSLDLENRKTPPTKPSIEEPPVLELKSLPPHLRFMPHRRCFKSGKRQLDGL; encoded by the exons atggtagtTAGGGGAACaataaccaaaattccaattggggcaatcagaacaataatcagaacaatcagggtaattggaatggcaacaacaacgattggggtggtaacaacaatcagggagttggaacaatggcaatcaaagAAGTCAAgagcaaggctttcaaaggcccccaatgtaccaacaaccaaacaattcaCATCATTttcatcccaaggtcctagttcttccaacaacgaaatgaggagaattgaaatgatgtttgaacagatgatgaaaaagaatttgGACTCTGAtactcagttggcttcccacaatacttcaatcagaaacttggaggttcaattaggccaaatctcacaatccttgaatactcgccctaagggggctctaccaagtgatacggtagttaacccgaatggtgggaacaatcatgttatggaggTGACTACGAGAAGTGGAAGAGGCGATGATATGAATACCTCCAAGCAAAAAGCaattttgagtgatgatgttgagttgcaagaagatgaaattcctttggtggttgaaaatgtggttGATGAGAAcatgaatgaagaagtgaggattgatattcaagatgtcaaggtggagactcagaatgac agcttatccattaatatgCCTTTGGTAAAGGCTATAGAACAAATGctgggctatgctaaattcatgaaggacttggtgacaaagaaaagatccatggattgtgaaactatcaagatgacccaccaagttagtgcaatagtgcattcaatggccccaaagcttgaagatccaaGTGCTTTCAttattccttgcaccattgggagtgcggacttttctaaagctctatgtgatttgggggcaagtatcaacttgatgccctactcagttttcaagactttgggtattaggCAACCAAGGccaacttccatgagattgcaaatggcggatagaactatgaagagaccattggatattattgatgatgtccttgtccaggtggacaaatttatcttgccagttgattttgtgatcttaaATTGTGAgatagattatgaagttccaatcatattgggaagacctttccttgctactgggaaggccttagttgat tccaacagttctgaggtgtgctcttttgtggaccttatCACGATGGTGATATTTGATggtaccagtgcaatgatcaatgtggaggaccctctagaggcagtcttgttgaatcttgatgtaaatgatgatgaaggccgagtggattGTGTGAAcgctttacatgggatgggctcttactcttatgagcctagaaaactatctttggatcttgaaaataggaagactccaccaacaaaaccttcaattgaggaacctccggtgttggagttgaagtcattGCCTCCACACCtaag gtttaTGCCACAtcggcggtgcttcaaaagcggaaaaagacaattggatggactttag